The Planctomycetota bacterium DNA window AGAGCTCTACCTCGAAACGCTGGTGCAGCTCGTGCAGGTGTATGAAGCCAGGCATGTCGCCATCGACACCACCGACCTGAGCGGCGTCGATGCTCTTCGGCATCTGCTGGCCGAGAACGACATGAATGCATCCGATCTGGCTCGTCTGCTGGGTATTCATCAGAGCATGGGCTCGAAGATTCTCAAGGGCGAGCGCTCGCTGACCGTCGAGCACCTGCGCAAGCTCGCCGACCGTTTCAAGGTGCGC harbors:
- a CDS encoding helix-turn-helix domain-containing protein, which translates into the protein MKNTRHKLPRSFDALVAEMPPQAIMDEVRYENTLEMVDRLMTAGKLTKGQELYLETLVQLVQVYEARHVAIDTTDLSGVDALRHLLAENDMNASDLARLLGIHQSMGSKILKGERSLTVEHLRKLADRFKVRPELFMA